A region from the Cyprinus carpio isolate SPL01 chromosome A8, ASM1834038v1, whole genome shotgun sequence genome encodes:
- the LOC109066511 gene encoding dematin-like yields MMMHKQSTCTSPGSVCSLRGGGVPGSPAVTVVAKMDNQVIGYKDLAAIPKDKAILDIERPDLMMYEPHFSYSPMERSLSPRSISPPPSPESSLSKDVYQRDWSEPKSSGSSSPASTQLSKSITVSTKVPHQQQHFHRPDNGTNIYKKPPIYKQDVSAAVPHNKHMEDLIIESSKFPAAQPPDPNQPSKIEMDYWPCPPSLAVIEKERRKNVVSKMTEGEEGEEDDKYDDSDLSEDMWRLRQMQKQELNKIQSNLGKLILKEEIERSAPVRRKTRSLPDRTHMHLASKSPSFPSYTKTGLTRLQSAEFCSSNSDKGSQNFQNGDAQSRRIDRGNSLPSMLEQKIYPYEMLIVTHRGRNKLPPGVDRTRLERHLSPEEFQNVFGMSIEEFDRLSLWKRNDLKKKVSLF; encoded by the exons ATGATGATGCATAAG CAATCGACCTGTACCTCCCCGGGCAGCGTTTGTTCTCTGCGTGGAGGAGGTGTTCCTGGATCCCCGGCGGTCACTGTAGTG GCCAAAATGGACAATCAAGTGATTGGGTATAAGGATCTAGCAGCTATACCTAAAGACAAGGCCATCCTGGACATAGAGAGGCCTGACCTGATGATGTATGAGCCCCACTTCAGCTATTCACCAATGGAG AGGTCATTATCTCCTCGTTCAATCTCCCCTCCTCCATCTCCAGAG AGCAGTCTATCAAAGGATGTCTATCAAAGGGATTGGTCAGAGCCCAAGTCGTCGGGCAGCTCATCTCCGGCCTCCACACAGCTGAGTAAAAGCATCACCGTCAGCACAAAAGTCCCACACCAGCAACAGCACTTCCACAGGCCAG ACAATGGAACCAATATATACAAGAAGCCACCAATATATAAACAAG ATGTCTCAGCAGCCGTTCCACACAATAAACACATGGAGGATTTAATCATCGAGTCATCAAAGTTTCCCGCCGCACAACCTCCAGACCCCAACCAGCCCTCTAAGATAGAGATGGACTACTGGCCCTGCCCTCCCTCACTAGCTGTTATAG AGAAAGAGCGAAGGAAGAACGTGGTGTCCAAGATGACTGAGGGAGAGGAGGGTGAGGAGGATGATAAGTATGATGACAGTGACCTGTCTGAAGACATGTGGAGACTTCGGCAAATGCAGAAACAAGAACTCAACAAG ATTCAATCCAATCTAGGAAAACTGATACTGAAGGAGGAGATTGAGAGATCAGCCCCTGTCCGAAGGAAAACACGGTCTCTGCCCGACAGGACACACATGCATCTGG CCTCCAAATCCCCCTCATTTCCTTCCTACACTAAGACTGGCCTGACTAGG CTCCAGTCTGCAGAGTTCTGCTCTTCAAACAGTGATAAAGGGAGTCAAA ATTTCC AGAATGGAGATGCCCAAAGCAGAAGGATCGACAGAGGGAATTCACTCCCTAGTATGCTGGAACAAAAG ATTTACCCATATGAGATGCTCATCGTGACTCACAGAGGCAGAAACAAACTCCCTCCTGGTGTAGACAGGACGAGACTGGAG AGGCACCTGTCCCCTGAGGAATTCCAGAATGTCTTTGGAATGTCCATTGAGGAATTCGACCGGCTCTCCCTTTGGAAGCGGAACGACCTGAAAAAGAAAGTCTCTCTCTTCTAG